A window from Falco naumanni isolate bFalNau1 chromosome 3, bFalNau1.pat, whole genome shotgun sequence encodes these proteins:
- the SMIM13 gene encoding small integral membrane protein 13 translates to MWQSIGLTLLVIVATLACVLLFMLCGWYVVWQLFLSKFKFLRELIGDTGSQQGDNEPSEAEAEQETPPSPQRGRQKSARQRRAPTEDTT, encoded by the exons ATGTGGCAGAGCATCGGGCTGACCTTGCTGGTGATCGTGGCCACCCTGGCCTGCGTGCTGCTCTTCATGCTGTGCG gCTGGTACGTGGTTTGGCAATTGTTTTTGTCTAAATTCAAATTCCTGCGAGAATTGATAGGTGATACGGGGTCCCAACAGGGAGACAACGAGCCCTCAGAGGCTGAAGCTGAACAGGAAACTCCACCCTCGCCTCAGAGAGGTAGACAGAAATCTGCTCGACAGCGAAGGGCACCTACAGAAGACACAACTTAA